CGTGTGGTGATGGGCACACGCGGCATACCGGCCGGGGCACGAGTGTTGGACAGCACGGCGGAGACGGTGGTGTTCGCCACTCACGACCCCGGTGAGGTGCTGGCCGGACTCGCGGAGCGAGGTGTCGTCGACGTGCTGCTGGAGGGCGGTCCGACCGTGGCGGGAGCGTTCGTCGCGGCGGGCCTTGTCGACCGGATCGTCGCGTACGTGGCGCCGACGCTGTTGGGTGCCGGGCCCGCGGCGCTCGGGGACGCCGGAGTGTCGACCATCACCGAAGCACACCGTTGGCGGCTCGAAGGGGTCACCATGAGCGGTGAGGACGTGCGGATCTCCGCGGTTCCGGTCACGGGTGAGGGAGGCGACTAGGTGTTCACCGGGATTGTCGAGGAGCTGGGTGTCGTCACACGGGTGGAACCGGGTGAGGGAGCCACGCGGCTGACCGTGCGCGGGCCGGTGGTGACCCGGGACGCCGGGCACGGCGACTCGATCGCGGTCAACGGCGTGTGTCTGACCGTGGTGGAGGTCTCCGGTGAGGAGTTCACCGTCGACGTCGTCCCCGAGACGTTGAAACGCACCAGCCTGGACGGTGTCGAACCCGGTCGTTTCGTGAACCTGGAACGGGCGATGGCCGCGAACGGGCGCTTCGGGGGACACGTCGTGCAGGGGCATGTGGACGGTACCGGCACCTTCCTGTCGCGGGACCTCGACGGTCTCACCCGGTTCGCGTACCCGCCCGAGTTGTCGCGTTACATCGTCGAGAAGGGCTCCATCGCGGTGGACGGGGTCTCGCTCACGGTGGCCGAGGTGACTCGGGAGGAATTCGCCGTGGCATTGATCCCCACCACGCTGAGCGCCACGACGCTGGGCCGCAACCAGCCGGGTGACGCGGTGA
The window above is part of the Saccharomonospora glauca K62 genome. Proteins encoded here:
- a CDS encoding riboflavin synthase translates to MFTGIVEELGVVTRVEPGEGATRLTVRGPVVTRDAGHGDSIAVNGVCLTVVEVSGEEFTVDVVPETLKRTSLDGVEPGRFVNLERAMAANGRFGGHVVQGHVDGTGTFLSRDLDGLTRFAYPPELSRYIVEKGSIAVDGVSLTVAEVTREEFAVALIPTTLSATTLGRNQPGDAVNLEVDVLAKYVEKLAAVHLPPAAVENGGGEEDR